The sequence ACACGCTCCCCACCGCCCTGCTGTCGAAGCTGGGTCTGGGTACCGCTCAGGTATACGTTCAGGGCCAAAACCTGCTGACCGTTACGAAGTACACCGGCCTGAACCCGGAGATCAGCATCTCGAACAACTCGAGTGGTGACCGCAACCGGAACCTGGGCTTCGATGGTGGTTATCTGCCGGTATCCCGGACGCTCCTGGTCGGCCTGAACCTAAGTTTCTAAGTCATTACTCCCAAAGACAATCGGCATAACATTATGCAACTTCTTCATAAAAAAATTGTCATCTCGACGCTTACGCTCACCGGCCTTTTGCTGCTGGATGCGTGTAGCACCGACTTTCTGACCCGTCAGCCACAGGGACAGTACAGCCCCGCCTCGCTTAGCAACAGCAACGGCATCGAGGGGCTGCTGATTGGTGCCTATGGCATGATCGACGGACAGGGGATCGACGGGCAAGACGCCTGGAACCACGAAGTACAGAACTGGGTCTACGGTGGTATTGCATCAGACGATGCCTATAAAGGCACCGACTCGGGTGACCAACCCGAACAGTCGTTCATCGAACGCTACGACTTCCAGCCGACCCTCAACCACACCCGCAACAAATGGCGTGGGCTGTATGAGGGGGTTGCGCGTACCAATGACCTGCTCGACAACTTAGGCGCCGCCACAGGGATCACCGATGCCCGCAAGAAGCAGATCGAGGCCGAGGCCCGGTTCCTGCGCGGCTATTTCCACTTCGAGGCCCGGAAGATTTTCCGGTACGTTCCATACATCGACGAGAAAATCTACGATGCCAGCGACCCGAACTCGACCAAGGTTCCAAACGACAAGGAGATCTGGCCAAACATCGAAGCCGATTTCCAGGCAGCGATGGCGGTGCTGCCCGAAACACAGGCTGAACCCGGCCGCCCAACCAAGTGGGCAGCGATGGCACACCTAGCCAAGACCTACATGTTCCAGGGGTTTGATATCAGCACGGGTGCACCTAATGCGGCCAAACTGCAGCAGGCCAAAGCGCTGCTCGACCAAATCGTGAACAGCGGCAAATTCTCCCTGATGGAGAATTACTCGCAGAACTTCGATTCGGACACCCGCAACAACAAGGAGTCGATTTTCGAGGTGCAATATGCCAAGTCGGCGGCCGATGATGGCGCTGCCAATGCCGGTATGGGCCTGGCTCACCCCTACGCATCGCCTTGGGGCTGCTGCGGCTTCTATCAGCCGTCGCAAAACCTCGTGAACGCCTACAAAACCGACGCCAACGGCCTGCCCTTGCTCGACACGTTCAATGATTCTGACGTGAAAAATGACCAGGGTGTTGCCTTCGAAGCGGCTTACACGCCCCACACGGGCACCCTTGACCCCCGCCTCGACTGGACGGTTGGTCGCCGGGGTATCCTCTTCAAAGACTGGAAAATCCATAACAGCGACTTCATCCGCGATCAGTCGTATGGTGGCCCCTACTCGCCCAAGAAGCACGTTGCCTCGCGGAAAAACACGCTGCTGGGTGCCGGCTGGGTAAACCTGACGGCCAACAACTACCGCATGATCCGGTACTCGCACGTGCTGCTGTGGCTCGCCGAAGCCGAAACCGAAGTCGGTAGCCTGACCCGCGCCCGCGATCTGGTCAATATGATTCGGAAGCGTGCCGCCAACCCCGCCGACTTCGTGAAGCTGGCCACGCAGGGTGCCACCCGCGATGCCTACACGGTCGATGAAAGCAAGCCTGCCGCCAACTACCTCATCAAGGAGTACCCGGCGTCGGCGTTTGCCACCAAAGAAGCCGCTCGTAAGGCTGTCCGCTTTGAAACGCGCCTTGAGTTTGCGATGGAAGGACACCGGTTCTTCGATCTCGTTCGCTGGGGTATCGCAGCCGACGTACTCAACACCTACGTAACGAAGGAGGCCGACAAACGTACCTACAAGCGCGGTGCCCGGTTTGTAAAGGGCCGGAACGAGTATTACCCCGTTCCCCAACAAGCCATCGATAATGCCTTCAAAAACGGTCAGCCCACGCTGGTGCAGAACCCGGCCTACAAGTAGTCGGTACACAGCATAGCTTAATAGTCAAAAAGCCCGTTTCGAGATGTTGCTCGAAACGGGCTTTTTCGTTGGCTGTC comes from Fibrella aestuarina BUZ 2 and encodes:
- a CDS encoding RagB/SusD family nutrient uptake outer membrane protein, with amino-acid sequence MQLLHKKIVISTLTLTGLLLLDACSTDFLTRQPQGQYSPASLSNSNGIEGLLIGAYGMIDGQGIDGQDAWNHEVQNWVYGGIASDDAYKGTDSGDQPEQSFIERYDFQPTLNHTRNKWRGLYEGVARTNDLLDNLGAATGITDARKKQIEAEARFLRGYFHFEARKIFRYVPYIDEKIYDASDPNSTKVPNDKEIWPNIEADFQAAMAVLPETQAEPGRPTKWAAMAHLAKTYMFQGFDISTGAPNAAKLQQAKALLDQIVNSGKFSLMENYSQNFDSDTRNNKESIFEVQYAKSAADDGAANAGMGLAHPYASPWGCCGFYQPSQNLVNAYKTDANGLPLLDTFNDSDVKNDQGVAFEAAYTPHTGTLDPRLDWTVGRRGILFKDWKIHNSDFIRDQSYGGPYSPKKHVASRKNTLLGAGWVNLTANNYRMIRYSHVLLWLAEAETEVGSLTRARDLVNMIRKRAANPADFVKLATQGATRDAYTVDESKPAANYLIKEYPASAFATKEAARKAVRFETRLEFAMEGHRFFDLVRWGIAADVLNTYVTKEADKRTYKRGARFVKGRNEYYPVPQQAIDNAFKNGQPTLVQNPAYK